One genomic window of Punica granatum isolate Tunisia-2019 chromosome 1, ASM765513v2, whole genome shotgun sequence includes the following:
- the LOC116196489 gene encoding cationic amino acid transporter 6, chloroplastic-like: MAAAADLPPSLCSCSSFTYYLHSLSQTPHRLRKRMFATWTPNQEMNQVRLRSGADMKRKLQWYELTALGVAGMLGAGVFATTGQVANSVSGPSVFISYLIAAVSALLSSLCYTEFSVQVPVAGGAFSYLRVTFGEFVGYFAGANILMEYVLSNAAVARTFTNYLSQAVGETDLNHWRVKMPGLAHGSVMLDFPAVALTLLLTLCLCHSTKESSILNLVMTVLHVVLFGFIIVAGICKGNTENLIKPRGLAPFGTKGIFDGAALVYFSYIGFDTVSTLAEEIQEPVKSLPMGIVGSMLIVTFFYCLMALSLCMMVPYDQILSEVAFAAAFEKNGWKWASNLVGAGASLGILASLLVAMLGQARYLCVIGRARLVPSWLARVHPSTGTPLNATIFLGICTAMIALFTDLTLVFEMISIGTLLVFYLVANALIYRRYVITGTSQPLHALLFLFLLLSGSLGFSISWKLDQLWGLTLFGGFVLALITFFHYGLGSSMGSSTMWAVPLMPWPAAISIFMNVFLMTTLKVLSFLRFAIWACLITLFYVLYGVHSTYQAEEVEMTVRPDPVAVNTTPCLHQNKVDIIQVL; encoded by the exons AtggctgctgctgctgatcTCCCACCCAGCTTATGCAGCTGCTCCTCCTTCACATATTACCTTCACTCCCTCTCCCAGACACCTCACCGGCTCCGGAAGAGAATGTTCGCGACATGGACTCCCAACCAAGAGATGAACCAGGTGCGGCTTCGGTCGGGTGCAGACATGAAAAGGAAGCTCCAGTGGTATGAACTAACTGCCCTTGGGGTTGCCGGGATGCTCGGGGCTGGTGTGTTTGCCACCACTGGGCAGGTGGCCAACTCTGTGTCCGGACCCTCTGTCTTCATATCATATCTGATAGCAGCTGTCTCGGCCCTTCTATCTTCTTTATGTTACACCGAGTTCTCGGTCCAGGTCCCGGTCGCTGGAGGAGCATTCAGCTACTTGAGAGTTACTTTTG GAGAGTTTGTGGGATATTTTGCTGGGGCAAACATCCTGATGGAGTACGTGTTGTCGAACGCCGCTGTTGCCCGAACCTTCACCAATTATCTGAGCCAAGCAGTGGGAGAAACTGACCTGAACCATTGGAGAGTTAAAATGCCCGGTTTGGCTCACGGCTCAGTTATGTTGGACTTCCCCGCCGTCGCCCTCACTCTTCTCCTTACCCTCTGCCTCTGTCACAG CACAAAGGAGAGCTCTATACTGAACCTGGTAATGACGGTGCTCCACGTTGTGCTGTTCGGGTTCATAATAGTGGCTGGGATCTGCAAAGGGAATACCGAGAACTTGATCAAGCCCAGAGGCTTGGCCCCATTTGGCACGAAAGGCATATTTGATGGGGCAGCGCTCGTCTACTTCAGCTACATAGGCTTTGATACCGTCTCGACGCTGGCTGAGGAGATCCAAGAGCCTGTGAAGAGCCTCCCGATGGGTATTGTGGGCTCCATGCTCATCGTCACTTTTTTCTACTGCCTCATGGCGCTCTCCTTGTGCATGATGGTTCCTTATGACCAG ATACTCTCTGAAGTGGCATTCGCAGCTGCTTTCGAGAAGAATGGGTGGAAATGGGCGAGCAACCTAGTTGGGGCCGGGGCAAGCTTGGGGATATTGGCATCTCTTCTGGTAGCAATGCTAGGGCAAGCAAGGTACCTTTGTGTCATTGGAAGAGCCCGACTCGTGCCCTCTTGGTTGGCCCGGGTTCACCCTTCAACCGGTACCCCATTAAACGCCACTATTTTTCTCG ggATTTGCACGGCGATGATAGCTTTGTTCACTGATCTGACGCTGGTCTTCGAAATGATTTCCATTGGCACCCTCCTGGTGTTTTATCTGGTGGCGAATGCTCTTATCTACCGCCGCTACGTTATCACCGGGACTAGCCAACCCCTCCACgcccttctcttcctcttcctcttgtTGTCGGGATCACTCGGATTCTCCATCTCATGGAAGCTCGATCAACTGTGGGGCCTGACCTTGTTTGGAGGGTTCGTACTTGCCTTGATCACCTTCTTCCACTACGGCCTGGGCAGCTCCATGGGAAGTTCCACCATGTGGGCCGTCCCACTCATGCCGTGGCCAGCAGCGATATCGATCTTCATGAACGTGTTCCTGATGACCACACTAAAGGTGCTTTCGTTCCTAAGGTTTGCGATATGGGCTTGCCTGATTACTTTGTTCTATGTGCTATACGGGGTCCATTCAACTTACCAAGCTGAAGAAGTGGAGATGACCGTCAGACCTGATCCCGTGGCGGTGAACACAACCCCGTGCCTCCATCAAAATAAAGTGGACATCATTCAAGTGCTATAG